A stretch of the Dyella telluris genome encodes the following:
- a CDS encoding aminotransferase class V-fold PLP-dependent enzyme produces MNRRNFLAAAGLAATAPLYARAGTPAPAGADMKSLPTIKGLGGIEFYKNDGVYLDSGSMHPVSVGSRATLDAYLADRMGDPRSTSYHQDPIRDRVLGNFAQMINADRSEVTLVQSTTAGEQLVLRALGLPAAGAHVVTDTMHFFGSFYLYEAMAKLGVDVTWVRPKNNRIDLDDIEAAVKKGTKLVAISAVSTFNGFQHDLKRVCEIAHAKGARVYADIIHAAGCVPLDVKATGVDFAACASYKWLMGDFGLGFLYVRKDRLPELQHPVWGYYQLNAFQSHVYPFDPPGDDVADYGVPEDASGYFMWGTFSHMGIGLLDYSLDYIQKVGVPAIQAHAKPLTDHLKTELPKRGFELVTPMESTAPLVTFAYKDAANRLRPKMKEAQVDITISRNRFRFSPSVFNTMEDIDRAMHALGTA; encoded by the coding sequence ATGAATCGACGGAACTTCCTGGCCGCCGCCGGGCTTGCTGCCACCGCGCCGCTTTACGCGCGCGCCGGAACCCCCGCACCAGCGGGCGCGGACATGAAGAGTCTGCCCACCATCAAAGGACTCGGCGGCATCGAGTTCTACAAGAACGATGGCGTTTATCTCGACTCGGGTTCGATGCATCCCGTCAGCGTGGGATCACGTGCGACGCTTGATGCCTACCTGGCGGACCGCATGGGCGATCCGCGCAGCACGTCCTATCACCAGGATCCCATTCGCGACCGCGTGCTCGGCAACTTCGCCCAGATGATCAACGCCGACCGTTCGGAAGTGACCCTGGTGCAGAGTACGACCGCCGGCGAACAGCTGGTGCTTCGCGCGCTTGGCTTGCCTGCCGCCGGTGCGCATGTCGTCACCGACACCATGCACTTCTTCGGTTCGTTCTACCTGTATGAAGCCATGGCCAAACTTGGCGTGGATGTCACCTGGGTCCGGCCGAAGAACAATCGCATCGACCTCGATGACATCGAAGCGGCGGTGAAGAAGGGCACGAAGCTGGTAGCGATTTCTGCCGTCTCCACCTTCAACGGTTTCCAGCACGACCTGAAGCGGGTGTGCGAAATCGCGCATGCGAAGGGTGCGCGGGTCTACGCCGACATCATTCATGCGGCCGGTTGCGTGCCGCTGGACGTCAAGGCCACGGGCGTCGATTTCGCGGCCTGTGCCAGCTACAAGTGGCTGATGGGCGATTTCGGGCTGGGCTTCCTGTACGTGCGCAAGGATCGCCTCCCCGAGTTGCAGCATCCCGTGTGGGGCTACTACCAGCTCAACGCGTTCCAGAGCCATGTCTATCCGTTCGATCCGCCCGGCGACGACGTGGCTGACTACGGTGTGCCGGAAGACGCTTCCGGCTACTTCATGTGGGGAACCTTTTCGCACATGGGCATCGGCTTGCTCGACTACTCGCTGGACTACATCCAGAAGGTGGGCGTGCCTGCGATCCAGGCGCATGCGAAACCACTCACGGATCACCTCAAGACCGAGTTGCCGAAACGCGGCTTCGAGCTGGTGACGCCGATGGAAAGCACGGCGCCTCTGGTGACCTTCGCCTACAAGGACGCGGCAAATCGTCTGCGCCCGAAGATGAAGGAAGCCCAGGTGGACATCACGATCAGCCGCAATCGTTTCCGGTTCTCGCCATCGGTGTTCAACACGATGGAGGACATCGATCGCGCGATGCATGCGCTGGGTACCGCGTGA
- a CDS encoding S10 family peptidase, with protein MKALMLGAFVACLGASVLSVHAADAPDSGTQPHVTTHHRGTFNGKAMRYAVEVAPTHVSSGDSGPSADLVSVSYVAEGIKREQDRPVMFVFNGGPITASVYLHMLGLGPRRLVTPGDVNADIPPAPLADNPSSPLDATDLVFFDPAGTGYSRVATGTSPSAYFSVDADAEQFTQFVQAWLKAHGREASPVYLYGESYGTLRAAAAAQKLSHLKTPVQLSGVFLQGQALNIIEISQRHDNIISYTVSLPTLAALGWFHGKVDHAGKTFQQHLDASRDFAQNVYMPALFKGSNLDPKERDAVAAKLEALTGLPASVFLANDLKVSKVQYRALLFKDQNELLSANDGRYKALITKDDPHPDGSEKVMKAAEAAYAKYAKDELGVQTGYAYRSRAGVENMDLWGWGAKSPFGDWPYMAMIKDAMTLKPQLRVVIGQGYFDTLTTTGATDYAVAQSGWPKDRVRVAYYESGHMAYTVQSSLEQMSRDLHELISPASSATGTTPRAATAP; from the coding sequence ATGAAAGCCTTGATGCTGGGGGCGTTCGTCGCTTGCCTCGGCGCATCCGTTTTGTCCGTGCACGCCGCGGACGCGCCGGATAGCGGCACGCAGCCCCATGTCACGACCCATCATCGCGGCACGTTCAACGGCAAGGCCATGCGTTACGCCGTCGAAGTGGCGCCAACGCATGTGAGCAGCGGTGACAGCGGCCCGTCCGCCGACCTGGTGTCGGTGTCGTACGTGGCCGAGGGCATCAAGCGCGAGCAGGATCGCCCGGTGATGTTCGTGTTCAATGGCGGACCAATCACGGCGTCGGTCTACCTGCACATGCTGGGACTCGGCCCGCGCCGGCTGGTCACGCCGGGCGACGTCAACGCGGATATTCCGCCCGCGCCGCTGGCCGACAATCCGTCGTCTCCGCTGGATGCCACCGACCTGGTGTTCTTCGATCCGGCGGGAACCGGCTACAGCCGGGTGGCCACCGGAACCTCGCCGAGCGCCTACTTTTCGGTGGACGCGGACGCGGAACAGTTCACCCAGTTCGTGCAGGCGTGGCTCAAGGCGCACGGTCGCGAAGCGTCACCCGTCTACCTCTACGGCGAGAGCTACGGCACGCTGCGCGCGGCTGCGGCGGCACAGAAGCTCAGCCACCTGAAGACGCCGGTGCAGTTGAGTGGCGTATTCCTGCAGGGGCAGGCGCTCAACATCATCGAGATCTCGCAGCGCCACGACAACATCATCAGCTACACCGTGTCCTTGCCCACGCTGGCCGCGCTGGGCTGGTTCCACGGGAAGGTGGATCACGCGGGCAAGACCTTCCAGCAGCATCTGGACGCGTCGCGCGACTTCGCGCAGAACGTGTACATGCCCGCGCTGTTCAAGGGCAGCAACCTCGACCCGAAGGAGCGCGATGCTGTCGCCGCGAAGCTGGAAGCCCTGACCGGCCTGCCGGCGTCGGTGTTCCTGGCGAACGACCTGAAGGTATCCAAGGTCCAGTACCGCGCGCTGCTGTTCAAGGATCAGAACGAGCTGCTGTCCGCCAACGATGGCCGCTACAAGGCGCTCATCACCAAGGACGATCCGCATCCGGACGGCTCGGAAAAAGTCATGAAGGCCGCCGAGGCCGCCTACGCCAAGTACGCCAAGGACGAACTGGGTGTACAGACCGGCTACGCCTATCGCAGCCGCGCGGGCGTCGAGAACATGGACCTGTGGGGTTGGGGCGCCAAGAGTCCGTTCGGCGACTGGCCTTACATGGCGATGATCAAGGACGCCATGACGCTCAAGCCGCAGCTCCGCGTGGTGATCGGGCAGGGCTACTTCGACACGCTCACCACCACCGGTGCGACGGACTACGCCGTTGCGCAGTCCGGCTGGCCGAAGGATCGGGTGCGCGTTGCGTACTACGAGTCGGGCCACATGGCTTACACGGTGCAGAGCAGCCTCGAGCAGATGAGCCGTGACCTGCACGAACTGATTTCGCCGGCGTCGTCGGCCACGGGCACCACCCCGCGCGCTGCGACCGCTCCCTGA
- a CDS encoding RidA family protein, whose product MSQIESRLASLGLQLPPAIVAPGGVALPFKFVHVLGNRVLISGHGPQGADGRMAGPMGKVGADLSVQEGYHAARLVALSMLGSLKRAIGDLDRVEAWGRVLGMVNSAPGFIRQPEVINGFSDLILALYGSERGAHARSAVGMAELPFNIPVEIEGELTLKP is encoded by the coding sequence ATGAGTCAGATTGAATCGCGCCTGGCCTCGCTCGGCCTGCAACTTCCCCCGGCCATCGTGGCTCCCGGCGGGGTCGCACTCCCGTTCAAGTTCGTCCATGTGCTTGGGAATCGCGTGCTGATCTCAGGGCACGGTCCGCAGGGTGCCGATGGGCGCATGGCAGGGCCGATGGGCAAGGTGGGTGCGGATCTTTCCGTGCAGGAGGGTTACCACGCTGCGCGGCTTGTGGCGCTGTCGATGCTGGGCAGCCTGAAGCGCGCCATCGGCGATCTGGATCGGGTGGAAGCCTGGGGCCGCGTGCTGGGCATGGTCAATTCGGCGCCCGGTTTCATTCGCCAGCCCGAGGTGATCAATGGATTCTCCGACCTGATTCTTGCGCTGTATGGAAGTGAACGAGGTGCACATGCGCGCAGCGCCGTCGGCATGGCGGAATTGCCTTTCAACATTCCCGTAGAGATCGAAGGTGAGCTGACGCTCAAGCCCTGA
- a CDS encoding amidohydrolase family protein, producing the protein MKSTLAVLALALASSIHAQPVTTQKLIIVGNGEAVGSVVATTSGDHVTVDYAVSNNGRGPRHHEALVLNDRALPVAWSVKGTSLMGGAVDEDFHWADGHAQWKSQAEQGESTAAAPALYVLNDTSPWAYGVYARALLKAPKQSLGTWPSGNMKLEKLQSTDLTANGHTLHADVYAITGIDTKPLYVFLDSKQRLVGTVDGQGTAVLDGYEGAAKQVADVVASLEDQRLRSLGAKLAHNYDRPVRIKNVHVFDPATGKVGPLQTVITFDHHITYVGNDPDKLPPTEDQVVFDGQGGVLVPGLHDMHSHATSDSGLNYIAAGVTSARDMGNVNSFLQTLRARIDAGELIGPRIVPNGFLEGRSPYSAHTGFITDSVEDAVRDVDWYADRGYFQIKIYNSMNPDWVPAIAAEAHRRGMRVTGHVPAFDTPDRVIHDGYDEIAHINQLALGWVLKPGEDTRTPLRLTALARLASLDLNAPNVRATIDLMVARHIVLDPTMSIVERLLVSRAGETPEPEAAVIDHMPISYSRYRKRTFVPAPTPELTAQYNGAVQKSLDILKLLHDKGIRLMPGTDDTNGFSVHRELELYVKAGIPPAEVLRMATLGPEEYFGRADRLGTIERGKLADFFLVAQDPTANISAIRAPRLVMKDGTVFFPSEIYGAIGVKPFAEPPPQEQLVAKPSVH; encoded by the coding sequence ATGAAATCGACCCTTGCCGTCCTCGCCCTCGCCCTCGCCTCGTCGATCCACGCGCAGCCTGTCACTACGCAGAAGCTGATCATCGTGGGCAACGGTGAAGCCGTTGGCTCCGTGGTGGCGACCACCAGCGGCGACCACGTCACCGTGGACTATGCCGTCAGCAACAACGGACGCGGACCCAGGCATCACGAAGCGCTGGTGCTCAATGACCGTGCGCTGCCCGTGGCATGGTCGGTCAAGGGCACGTCGCTGATGGGTGGTGCGGTTGACGAAGACTTCCACTGGGCCGACGGACACGCGCAGTGGAAGAGCCAGGCGGAACAGGGCGAGTCCACGGCGGCGGCACCGGCGCTCTACGTGTTGAACGACACCAGCCCATGGGCGTACGGCGTGTATGCGCGGGCCCTGCTCAAGGCACCCAAGCAGTCCCTGGGCACCTGGCCCTCGGGCAACATGAAGCTGGAAAAGCTCCAATCGACGGATCTCACCGCCAACGGCCACACGCTGCACGCGGACGTGTATGCCATCACCGGGATCGACACCAAACCGCTCTACGTCTTCCTCGACAGCAAGCAGCGACTGGTGGGCACGGTGGATGGGCAGGGTACGGCCGTCCTCGACGGCTATGAAGGCGCCGCGAAACAGGTGGCCGATGTGGTCGCCAGCCTGGAGGACCAGCGCCTGCGAAGCCTGGGCGCGAAGCTGGCCCACAACTATGACCGGCCGGTCCGGATAAAGAACGTCCATGTATTCGACCCGGCGACGGGTAAGGTGGGACCGTTGCAGACGGTCATCACCTTCGACCACCACATCACCTACGTAGGCAACGATCCCGACAAGCTACCGCCCACCGAGGACCAGGTGGTTTTCGACGGCCAGGGCGGCGTGCTGGTACCTGGCCTGCACGACATGCATTCGCATGCCACCTCCGATTCGGGCCTCAATTACATCGCCGCTGGCGTAACGAGCGCCCGCGACATGGGCAACGTCAATAGTTTCCTGCAGACGCTGAGGGCCCGCATCGATGCCGGTGAGCTGATCGGGCCACGCATCGTGCCCAATGGTTTTCTCGAAGGTCGCAGTCCGTACTCCGCCCACACTGGCTTCATCACCGACTCGGTCGAGGATGCGGTGCGCGACGTCGACTGGTATGCGGATCGCGGCTACTTCCAGATCAAGATCTACAACTCGATGAATCCGGACTGGGTCCCGGCCATCGCGGCGGAGGCCCATCGACGCGGCATGCGTGTGACGGGCCACGTGCCCGCCTTCGATACGCCCGACCGGGTCATCCACGACGGTTATGACGAGATCGCGCACATCAACCAGCTGGCGCTGGGCTGGGTGCTCAAGCCCGGTGAAGATACCCGTACGCCGCTGCGGCTCACGGCGCTGGCGCGGCTGGCGAGCCTGGATCTCAACGCGCCCAACGTGCGGGCGACCATCGACCTGATGGTGGCACGACATATCGTGCTGGATCCTACGATGTCGATCGTGGAGCGGTTGCTGGTCAGTCGCGCCGGCGAAACGCCCGAGCCCGAGGCGGCGGTGATCGATCACATGCCCATCAGCTATAGCCGGTATCGCAAGCGCACCTTCGTGCCGGCACCGACACCAGAGCTGACCGCGCAATACAACGGTGCGGTGCAAAAGTCCCTGGACATCCTCAAGCTGCTGCACGACAAGGGCATTCGCCTCATGCCGGGTACGGACGATACGAACGGTTTCTCGGTTCATCGCGAGCTGGAGCTTTACGTCAAGGCCGGCATTCCGCCCGCCGAGGTGCTGCGCATGGCGACGCTGGGGCCAGAGGAGTACTTCGGCCGCGCCGACCGGCTGGGCACGATCGAGCGCGGAAAGCTCGCCGATTTCTTCCTCGTCGCGCAAGACCCGACGGCCAATATTTCCGCCATCCGTGCACCCCGGCTCGTGATGAAGGACGGCACGGTGTTCTTCCCGTCGGAAATCTACGGCGCGATCGGGGTGAAGCCTTTTGCCGAGCCGCCGCCGCAAGAACAGCTTGTGGCGAAGCCATCTGTTCACTGA
- a CDS encoding S10 family peptidase, which translates to MKRSTSTGFSIPRLGALGLATLLAFGTSAIALAADTVEPLIAPVTTTHKVTIGGVSVPYKATFAELPLGDDKSHPQATMSATTYLRSDVRDASKRPVIFAFNGGPGASSTPLHLHALGPRMVMDPDKTHKEPSIVDNAYSVLDAADLVFIDPVGTGLSRVMPGGDGKPYWGPDSDAQLILGFMRDWLKEHHREQSPVFVAGESYGGYRLGTMMKLLGDQQVAGVILISPMLDRISMVDAKGNDQPYINGFPTMAAAAWFHQKVDRRGLTLEAFVADAQAFASSDYAVALQQGDKLPAAQRHALAQKMAGYIGLPAERIERADLRVNSEDYLNELLADQGLRLGRLDTRETGPLHAEAPKGVPTNDPSLHVSQKVGINDRYFRDELHVPTDRRYVGVNFQVNAIWNWADDKGDQPGPRFYFNSAPFIGDAAAKRPGMKILLAGGLFDMATPWSAARYVMDHAGIPAGRLTEAGFASGHSPYGDPGTLKAFSSQLHSFIKSTAAP; encoded by the coding sequence ATGAAGCGATCGACCAGCACGGGCTTTTCCATCCCACGTCTTGGTGCCCTGGGCCTTGCCACGCTGCTTGCGTTCGGCACCTCGGCCATCGCGCTCGCGGCGGACACGGTGGAGCCCTTGATCGCGCCGGTGACCACGACGCACAAGGTCACCATCGGTGGCGTCAGCGTGCCGTACAAGGCGACGTTTGCCGAACTGCCGCTGGGAGATGACAAATCCCATCCCCAGGCCACGATGTCGGCGACCACGTACCTGCGCAGCGATGTGCGTGATGCATCGAAGCGGCCGGTGATCTTCGCGTTCAACGGCGGCCCCGGTGCCTCGTCGACGCCGTTACATCTGCATGCCCTCGGCCCGCGGATGGTGATGGACCCGGACAAGACCCACAAAGAGCCGTCCATCGTCGACAACGCGTACAGCGTGCTCGATGCTGCCGACCTGGTCTTCATCGATCCGGTGGGCACGGGCCTGAGTCGCGTGATGCCGGGTGGCGATGGCAAGCCCTACTGGGGGCCGGACAGCGACGCGCAGCTCATCCTTGGCTTCATGCGCGACTGGCTGAAGGAGCATCACCGCGAGCAGTCCCCGGTCTTTGTCGCCGGCGAGAGCTATGGCGGCTATCGCCTGGGCACGATGATGAAGCTGCTGGGCGACCAGCAGGTGGCCGGCGTCATCCTGATCTCGCCCATGCTCGATCGCATCAGCATGGTGGACGCCAAGGGCAACGACCAGCCTTACATCAATGGCTTCCCGACGATGGCGGCCGCGGCATGGTTCCACCAGAAGGTGGATCGTCGCGGCCTTACGCTGGAAGCCTTCGTGGCGGATGCGCAGGCCTTTGCCTCGAGTGATTACGCGGTGGCCCTGCAGCAGGGCGACAAGCTGCCTGCCGCGCAGCGGCACGCGCTTGCCCAGAAGATGGCCGGCTATATCGGGTTGCCGGCGGAGCGCATCGAGCGCGCTGATCTTCGCGTCAACAGCGAGGACTACCTCAACGAACTGCTGGCCGATCAGGGGCTGCGCCTCGGTCGCCTGGATACGCGTGAAACCGGACCGTTGCACGCGGAGGCGCCCAAGGGCGTGCCCACCAACGATCCCTCGTTGCACGTGAGCCAGAAGGTCGGCATCAACGACCGCTACTTCCGCGACGAACTGCACGTGCCCACCGATCGCCGCTACGTCGGCGTCAACTTCCAGGTCAATGCCATCTGGAACTGGGCGGACGACAAAGGCGACCAGCCGGGGCCGCGCTTCTACTTCAACTCCGCGCCGTTCATCGGTGACGCGGCGGCGAAGCGGCCCGGCATGAAGATCCTGCTTGCGGGCGGCCTGTTCGACATGGCCACGCCCTGGAGCGCGGCCCGTTATGTGATGGACCATGCGGGCATTCCTGCCGGACGCCTGACGGAAGCCGGCTTTGCATCCGGTCATTCGCCCTACGGCGACCCGGGAACGCTCAAGGCCTTCTCTTCGCAGCTGCACAGCTTCATCAAGAGCACGGCCGCGCCATGA
- a CDS encoding HigA family addiction module antitoxin, giving the protein MANLVSLTPDMMLEMTAPARKPGTVLKKDYLDRRHLSIAQLAKLSGVPGKHLAATIFGTRPITPDIAVRLAAVLGTSAFYWLALQARWSLRKGAGIEGCRTAGDGMKREITCVAPPTAPATPVLQTDQQSTGFRAPLCRREIP; this is encoded by the coding sequence ATGGCCAATCTCGTTTCGCTGACGCCAGACATGATGCTGGAGATGACCGCGCCGGCCCGAAAGCCGGGCACGGTGTTGAAAAAGGATTATCTGGACCGGCGTCACCTGTCGATTGCCCAACTGGCCAAACTGTCGGGTGTGCCGGGAAAGCACCTCGCGGCCACCATTTTCGGCACGCGCCCCATCACGCCGGATATCGCGGTGCGTCTGGCGGCCGTGCTCGGCACCTCGGCGTTCTACTGGCTGGCGTTGCAGGCGCGCTGGTCGCTTCGGAAGGGGGCGGGCATCGAGGGGTGCCGAACCGCAGGTGATGGCATGAAGCGTGAGATCACGTGTGTGGCTCCACCCACTGCACCCGCCACGCCGGTGCTTCAAACGGATCAGCAAAGTACTGGGTTTCGTGCGCCACTTTGCCGTCGCGAAATTCCATGA
- a CDS encoding TonB-dependent receptor: protein MNKLKLKHLAVELGRACRPGRERVLLAVGASFLAASLMSSAVHAQAAQPAGNGAAQDSGQSGGDSKKTKTLSTVTVTAQKRSEALLDVPVPVAVVQPANLVINNTLQLSDYYTQVPGLSYSRGNVAIRGITTGTFGNPTVGVTIDDVPFGSTVANGNGGRVVPDFDPFALQQIEVLRGPQGTLYGAASMGGLIKYETVSPQTSSFGGRVEVDGQSIDHGGTGWGVRGSVNVPLTSNLAVLVSAFERDEPGFIKNTQNDNDKGSHGANGGRISALWLPADNVTVRVSALQQHTYTDNVSNFAGDINRVPTYGDEYSGKQLPNIYDHRDTKFYDAHVDVDFGWGSLTSLTGYSQDSFTHMDDVSPIFGTIAGMVFGVPGLGANIYEPGKTDKFSQEFRLSSNEGNNSKWDWQVGAFFTRENSFSAQSVNPLVPSTMEVVGPPGEFFNSSGPSTYKEYALYGDASYHFTDRFDVQVGGRVSRIEQTYSSLSGGILNGGDSSVSGSSSDHNTTYLITPRYKITDDVMVYGRVATGYRPGGSNAGVIQTSDVPLTYAPDKTTNYELGIKGAYFDHQLVWDASLYYIAWNHVQILETSLVSGMSFTGNAGKAKSQGVENTLTFQPTDSFSITGNLVYNDAVLTQDFPLESAYALSGDRLPYSAKWTGSLSFDKNFPVAAGWTGFTGATFSYVGDRYEDFPSHETFPRVHVPSYSQTDIHGGVMNGPWTFALNVRNLFDRRGFLGGGPKNTLSPKDPRYSWNMIQPRTIGLTAAYKF from the coding sequence ATGAACAAGCTGAAGTTGAAGCATCTTGCGGTGGAACTCGGGCGCGCCTGTCGCCCCGGCCGCGAACGCGTGCTGTTGGCCGTGGGGGCCAGCTTCCTTGCCGCGTCGCTGATGTCCTCGGCGGTCCATGCGCAGGCAGCCCAACCGGCCGGCAACGGGGCGGCACAGGACAGCGGGCAGTCGGGTGGCGACAGCAAGAAGACCAAGACCCTGAGCACGGTGACGGTCACGGCGCAGAAGCGCTCCGAGGCCCTGCTCGACGTGCCGGTTCCGGTCGCCGTGGTGCAGCCCGCCAACCTGGTGATCAATAACACCCTGCAGTTGAGCGACTACTACACCCAGGTGCCCGGCCTGAGCTACAGCCGCGGCAACGTGGCGATCCGCGGCATCACCACCGGCACCTTCGGCAACCCCACGGTGGGCGTCACCATCGATGACGTTCCGTTCGGCTCGACCGTCGCCAACGGCAACGGCGGCCGCGTGGTGCCTGATTTCGATCCGTTCGCGCTGCAGCAGATCGAAGTGCTGCGCGGCCCGCAGGGAACGCTTTACGGCGCCGCCAGCATGGGTGGCCTGATCAAGTACGAAACCGTCTCGCCGCAGACCAGCAGCTTCGGTGGCCGCGTGGAAGTCGATGGGCAGAGCATCGATCACGGCGGTACCGGCTGGGGCGTACGCGGCTCGGTCAATGTGCCATTGACCAGCAACCTGGCCGTGCTGGTCAGCGCGTTCGAACGGGATGAACCCGGTTTCATCAAGAACACCCAGAACGACAACGACAAGGGAAGCCATGGTGCCAACGGTGGCCGCATCAGCGCCCTGTGGCTTCCCGCCGACAACGTCACGGTGCGAGTGTCCGCGCTGCAGCAGCACACCTATACCGACAACGTCAGCAACTTCGCCGGTGACATCAATCGGGTCCCGACCTATGGCGATGAGTACAGCGGCAAGCAACTGCCGAACATCTACGACCATCGCGACACGAAGTTCTACGACGCCCATGTCGACGTGGATTTCGGATGGGGCAGCCTCACCTCGCTGACCGGCTACAGTCAGGACAGCTTTACCCACATGGATGACGTTTCACCGATCTTCGGCACCATTGCCGGCATGGTGTTCGGCGTCCCCGGCCTCGGCGCAAACATCTACGAGCCCGGCAAGACCGACAAGTTCTCCCAGGAATTCCGCCTTTCTTCCAACGAAGGCAACAACAGCAAGTGGGACTGGCAGGTCGGTGCGTTCTTCACCCGCGAGAACTCATTCAGTGCGCAGAGCGTCAATCCGCTGGTGCCGTCGACGATGGAAGTGGTGGGGCCCCCGGGTGAGTTCTTCAACAGCTCGGGCCCCTCGACCTACAAGGAATACGCCTTGTACGGAGACGCGTCCTATCACTTCACCGATCGGTTCGATGTACAGGTCGGCGGCCGCGTGAGCCGGATCGAGCAGACGTACTCCAGCCTTTCGGGCGGCATACTCAACGGCGGTGACAGCTCGGTCTCCGGTTCGTCGAGCGATCACAACACCACCTATCTGATCACGCCTCGCTACAAGATCACCGATGACGTCATGGTCTACGGTCGCGTGGCCACGGGCTATCGCCCGGGTGGTTCCAACGCCGGCGTGATCCAGACGTCCGATGTGCCGCTGACCTACGCGCCGGACAAGACCACCAACTACGAGCTGGGCATCAAGGGTGCGTACTTCGACCACCAGCTGGTGTGGGATGCCTCGCTCTATTACATCGCCTGGAACCACGTGCAGATCCTGGAGACCAGCCTGGTGTCGGGCATGTCGTTCACCGGCAATGCGGGCAAGGCCAAGAGCCAGGGTGTGGAGAACACGCTGACCTTCCAGCCGACGGACAGCTTCAGCATCACGGGCAACCTGGTTTACAACGATGCCGTGCTCACGCAGGATTTCCCGCTGGAGAGCGCCTATGCGCTCAGTGGCGATCGTCTGCCTTACTCCGCGAAGTGGACCGGTTCGCTGTCGTTCGACAAGAACTTCCCGGTCGCCGCCGGCTGGACGGGTTTCACTGGCGCCACGTTCTCCTACGTGGGCGACCGCTACGAGGATTTCCCCTCGCATGAAACCTTCCCGCGCGTGCACGTGCCCTCGTACTCGCAGACCGACATCCATGGTGGTGTCATGAACGGTCCGTGGACGTTCGCGCTCAACGTACGCAATCTGTTCGATCGCCGCGGCTTCCTCGGCGGCGGCCCGAAGAACACGCTGAGCCCGAAAGATCCGCGCTATTCGTGGAACATGATCCAGCCGCGCACCATCGGGCTCACCGCTGCGTACAAGTTCTGA
- a CDS encoding RidA family protein, producing the protein MFRPNVRMLVVAALAYASMGALHVHAAPLQEGVTHYVTGESKFPFSPAVRAGNTVYLSGQIGGDASGLGKDFETQARLAMDNIMSTAKLAGMGPQDLTKCTVMLADMKNWDAFNKIYRTYFQPGKFPARSAFGVTGLALGAQLEVECLGYVTTPAASH; encoded by the coding sequence ATGTTCCGTCCCAACGTTCGAATGCTGGTTGTCGCCGCCCTCGCTTATGCGTCGATGGGCGCGCTCCATGTACACGCTGCACCGCTGCAGGAAGGTGTCACGCACTACGTCACGGGTGAGAGCAAGTTTCCCTTCTCGCCTGCGGTGCGTGCCGGCAACACGGTTTACCTGTCCGGACAGATCGGCGGGGATGCCTCCGGCCTCGGCAAGGACTTCGAAACGCAGGCACGGCTGGCCATGGACAACATCATGTCGACCGCCAAGCTCGCGGGCATGGGGCCACAGGACCTCACCAAGTGCACGGTGATGCTCGCCGACATGAAGAACTGGGACGCCTTCAACAAGATCTATCGCACCTACTTCCAGCCCGGGAAATTCCCGGCCCGCAGCGCTTTCGGTGTCACGGGCCTCGCGCTGGGCGCGCAGCTTGAAGTGGAGTGCCTGGGTTACGTGACCACGCCGGCGGCCTCGCACTGA